A single window of Tiliqua scincoides isolate rTilSci1 chromosome 10, rTilSci1.hap2, whole genome shotgun sequence DNA harbors:
- the HMGCL gene encoding hydroxymethylglutaryl-CoA lyase, mitochondrial translates to MVVARRALPQLVASLRPLSSTAAGVLPKHVKIVEVGPRDGLQNEKNIVPTQVKINLIDMLSETGLSVIEATSFVSPKWVPQMADHAEVMQGIRKVPGISYPVLTPNLKGFQAAVAAGAKEVSIFGAASELFTRKNINCSIDESLQRFSDVLDAAKAASIPVRGYVSCVLGCPYEGKVAPAKVAEVSKKLYAMGCYEISLGDTIGVGTPGSMKEMLSTVMKEVPVGALAVHCHDTYGQALANTLIALQMGVNVVDSSVAGLGGCPYAQGASGNVSTEDMVYMLHGLGIHTGVDLLKLLEAGTFICKALSRRTNSKVAQASCKL, encoded by the exons CTCAGCTCAACGGCTGCTGGTGTGCTTCCCAAACATGTGAAAATCGTAGAGGTTGGCCCGAGGGATGGCCTGCAGAACGAGAAG AATATTGTCCCCACCCAGGTGAAGATCAACTTAATTGACATGCTGTCTGAAACGGGCCTGTCAGTCATAGAAGCGACCAGTTTTGTATCTCCCAAATGGGTCCCCCAG ATGGCTGACCATGCTGAAGTCATGCAAGGAATTCGGAAGGTTCCGGGGATCAGCTACCCTGTTTTGACCCCCAACCTGAAAGGCTTTCAAGCAGCG GTGGCAGCAGGAGCCAAGGAGGTGTCGATCTTTGGGGCAGCATCTGAACTTTTCACAAGGAAGAACATCAATTGCTCCATAGATGAGAGCCTGCAGAGATTCAGTGACGTGCTGGACGCAGCGAAAGCAGCCAGCATCCCGGTCCGAGG ATATGTCTCCTGTGTCCTTGGCTGCCCTTACGAAGGAAAGGTTGCACCTGCCAAAGTTGCAGAA GTATCCAAGAAACTGTACGCGATGGGATGCTACGAGATCTCCCTTGGTGATACCATCGGGGTTGGGACCCCTGGCAGCATGAAGGAGATGCTGTCCACTGTCATGAAAGAGGTGCCCGTGGGGGCTCTTGCTGTCCACTGCCATGATACTTATGGGCAGGCTCTTGCCAACACGCTAATAGCACTTCAG ATGGGTGTGAATGTGGTGGATTCCTCAGTGGCTGGACTCGGAGGCTGCCCCTATGCACAAGGAGCATCTGGGAATGTGTCAACGGAAGACATGGTGTACATGCTGCACGGCCTTGGTATTCACACG GGTGTGGACCTCCTGAAGCTGCTTGAAGCAGGCACATTCATCTGCAAAGCCCTGAGCAGGAGGACGAACTCAAAAgttgcacaggcctcctgcaaaCTGTGA